The following proteins are encoded in a genomic region of Dyadobacter sp. UC 10:
- a CDS encoding RagB/SusD family nutrient uptake outer membrane protein, which translates to MMTQYKCYNPAPILATLLLLLLNSCANRLDINPTAELESEYFESELRVQEGVGACYAGFYNLYGPLLNDGGGSHQILLLPGDDITHQDAGRGAMEAFAGLNSANGEVNMLWTRLYQIIYRCNFMLEKLEEEPVKAIYRTVGLNDINKGEVLFLRAWAFHRLWDFFRKAPLQDTRIRTIADAILPPTQDFQMLDKAIEDLELAATLLPASSYWKAETERGRVFDESAYGLLVKCYTLRARYKKADAGDYQKAIVAFEKIKTRQLVHFAENFDYKHENNAESLFELQASHATDQDNAWLDNNFGGGAGQMGAMYHYSTSHWGNYVSGIYGPTKKLIAAYDGGDPRKEYTFAKFTTNVSGNTEVKAPAWDKFDGYQLMKYVYPGRCWFEKVWGISSTNNTRLIRYADIKLLAAEAYLQTGNAAAALVQVNDVRARARRSTEDGKMSASPANRTAITMQAIMNERFVELAAEEGIRWTDLRSWHAAGFIDLSSWTARDFGYNYDTANFEFQVPRHLLFPIPQREMNTNPLMVAAGNNPGYE; encoded by the coding sequence ATGATGACACAATATAAATGCTATAACCCGGCCCCGATCTTAGCGACGCTGCTGCTTCTGCTGTTGAACTCGTGCGCTAATCGGCTGGATATCAATCCTACGGCTGAATTGGAAAGCGAATATTTCGAATCTGAACTCCGTGTGCAGGAAGGCGTTGGCGCCTGCTATGCCGGATTTTATAATCTATACGGTCCGCTGCTCAACGATGGCGGCGGCTCGCACCAGATCCTGTTGTTGCCCGGCGACGACATTACGCACCAGGACGCGGGTCGCGGAGCGATGGAAGCATTCGCGGGGCTCAATAGCGCAAACGGAGAAGTGAACATGCTCTGGACCAGGCTATACCAGATCATTTACAGGTGCAATTTTATGCTGGAAAAACTTGAGGAGGAGCCCGTGAAGGCCATTTACCGCACCGTTGGGCTGAACGATATCAACAAAGGCGAAGTACTTTTTCTTCGCGCATGGGCTTTCCATCGTTTGTGGGATTTTTTCAGAAAAGCACCTCTTCAGGACACGCGAATCCGCACGATCGCCGACGCGATATTGCCGCCTACGCAGGACTTTCAAATGCTGGATAAAGCCATAGAAGATCTGGAACTGGCCGCAACGCTGCTGCCTGCCTCTTCCTACTGGAAAGCAGAAACTGAACGCGGAAGGGTATTTGATGAAAGTGCTTACGGGCTTCTGGTGAAATGCTATACGCTGCGTGCGAGGTATAAAAAGGCTGATGCCGGGGACTACCAGAAAGCCATTGTCGCTTTCGAAAAAATCAAAACCCGCCAGCTGGTGCATTTTGCGGAAAACTTTGATTACAAGCACGAAAACAATGCCGAGTCACTCTTCGAACTGCAGGCCAGCCACGCTACGGACCAGGATAATGCCTGGCTTGACAATAATTTCGGAGGCGGGGCAGGGCAAATGGGCGCTATGTACCATTACAGTACCAGTCACTGGGGTAATTATGTTTCAGGTATTTACGGTCCGACAAAAAAACTGATTGCTGCCTATGACGGGGGTGACCCCAGGAAGGAGTACACATTCGCCAAATTTACAACGAATGTATCCGGCAATACGGAGGTGAAGGCACCCGCCTGGGACAAGTTTGATGGCTACCAGCTGATGAAATATGTGTATCCCGGGCGATGCTGGTTCGAAAAGGTCTGGGGCATATCGTCTACCAACAATACCCGCCTGATCCGCTATGCTGATATCAAGTTGTTGGCTGCTGAAGCGTATCTGCAAACCGGAAACGCTGCTGCGGCTCTTGTGCAGGTAAACGATGTCCGCGCCCGTGCGAGGCGCTCCACAGAAGATGGCAAGATGTCAGCCAGTCCCGCCAACCGCACAGCGATTACAATGCAGGCCATTATGAATGAGCGCTTTGTCGAACTTGCGGCCGAAGAGGGAATCCGGTGGACTGATCTCAGGAGCTGGCACGCAGCCGGTTTTATCGATCTGTCCAGCTGGACGGCCCGCGATTTTGGCTATAATTACGACACTGCCAATTTTGAATTTCAGGTGCCGCGGCATCTATTATTCCCGATTCCGCAGCGGGAAATGAACACGAATCCGCTTATGGTAGCAGCCGGTAACAATCCCGGATATGAATGA
- a CDS encoding right-handed parallel beta-helix repeat-containing protein — protein sequence MTILRLLFAFFLFVTFNPSAAETVGPVREIFVSPSGKDSNPGTRNKPLRSIQRGVDMLEPGNTLTLLDGLYNLGAPVTISVKGSADSWITVRGEKGAKVILDGLKINIPDSGIYPRNNGLVQIEHAAYIRLVNIHVRNSHRSGINIQESRCIDVINCTSENSLSPGIASWQRCEYIRILGNTVINANDMKMSWTPYKGHEAPHEAISVAGSHHFEVAWNHVYDCEKEGIDVKETAAFGTVHHNYVHDLKRQGLYIDAWFGQLEHIEMYSNVVHGCESGIAVSSEDGPNTRNLKIHHNLIYNNRATGIFFSRWGEDNLREDMDVYSNTFYRNGWGKNFSGDPQYWLSGGCYLYSTKLKNLRIQNNIFSRNFPFEIGHTGRMVDRWASQQQIDISRNLIQDTNQTDFPIYLQTWLKDSVYATTGTHAILADPLFQNPEEGDFRLKENSPAKDGAGNYLGAFPKGATRENFWWKENFPPEIHIDNYQPNYPSGTEK from the coding sequence ATGACTATCTTACGTCTCCTCTTTGCCTTTTTCCTATTTGTTACTTTTAATCCTTCGGCAGCAGAAACGGTGGGGCCGGTTCGTGAAATATTCGTTTCGCCTTCGGGAAAAGATTCAAATCCCGGAACCCGGAACAAGCCGCTGCGTTCGATCCAGAGGGGCGTAGATATGCTGGAACCTGGCAACACCTTGACCTTGCTCGACGGCTTGTATAACCTGGGTGCGCCGGTTACCATATCTGTTAAAGGCAGCGCCGACAGCTGGATAACGGTCCGTGGCGAAAAGGGCGCCAAAGTCATTTTGGACGGCTTAAAAATTAATATTCCAGACAGCGGCATTTATCCGCGCAACAATGGTCTTGTGCAGATCGAGCATGCTGCCTATATCCGGCTGGTAAACATACATGTGCGCAATTCGCATCGTTCGGGAATTAATATCCAGGAGAGCCGGTGCATCGATGTGATCAACTGTACATCCGAAAACAGCCTCTCGCCCGGGATCGCCTCCTGGCAGCGTTGCGAATACATCCGCATCCTGGGCAACACCGTCATCAATGCCAACGATATGAAAATGAGCTGGACGCCTTATAAAGGACACGAAGCGCCGCATGAGGCAATCAGCGTCGCCGGCTCCCACCACTTTGAAGTGGCGTGGAACCATGTCTACGACTGCGAGAAAGAAGGTATAGATGTGAAGGAGACCGCAGCTTTTGGTACAGTTCATCATAACTATGTGCATGATCTCAAGCGACAGGGATTATATATAGACGCCTGGTTCGGCCAGCTCGAGCACATTGAAATGTATAGCAATGTGGTGCACGGCTGTGAATCCGGCATCGCCGTTTCGTCGGAGGACGGGCCGAATACCAGGAACCTCAAAATCCATCATAACCTGATCTATAATAACCGCGCTACCGGGATTTTCTTTTCCAGATGGGGCGAGGATAATCTGCGGGAAGATATGGACGTATATAGTAATACGTTTTACCGGAATGGCTGGGGAAAGAACTTCTCTGGCGATCCCCAGTACTGGTTGAGCGGGGGCTGCTATCTGTATTCTACCAAGCTTAAAAACCTGCGCATTCAGAATAATATCTTCTCCCGCAACTTTCCTTTCGAAATAGGGCATACGGGCAGGATGGTCGACAGATGGGCGAGTCAGCAGCAAATCGATATCAGCCGAAACCTGATCCAGGATACTAACCAAACAGATTTTCCGATTTACCTGCAGACCTGGCTTAAAGACAGTGTTTACGCTACGACGGGCACACATGCAATACTGGCGGATCCACTTTTCCAAAATCCGGAAGAAGGTGATTTCAGGTTGAAAGAAAATTCGCCTGCAAAGGACGGGGCCGGGAATTATTTAGGAGCATTTCCGAAAGGAGCGACCAGGGAGAATTTTTGGTGGAAAGAGAATTTTCCGCCTGAGATTCATATTGACAATTACCAGCCGAATTATCCGTCGGGAACGGAAAAATAA
- a CDS encoding SGNH/GDSL hydrolase family protein: MMIIICYANHIISAIVQFAATDKKVHHFDFGIIDANASDWHQDLKEHQQMADALFPFIRKLKNCR, translated from the coding sequence ATGATGATCATAATCTGTTATGCGAATCATATTATCAGCGCTATTGTTCAGTTTGCTGCAACTGACAAAAAGGTACATCATTTTGATTTCGGGATCATTGATGCCAATGCCAGCGACTGGCACCAGGACCTGAAAGAGCATCAGCAAATGGCAGATGCTTTGTTTCCTTTTATCAGGAAGTTGAAAAATTGCAGATAG
- a CDS encoding VOC family protein codes for MEKQIATFLTFQENNAEEAMNFYISLFDNSKIVDLHRHGSGGPAKEGTIMVAKFELNGAQFICSDSYVKHEWTFSPAISLYVECNTKDEIEKLFNNLSENGNVYMPLDNYGFSQKFGWVGDKFGVTWQLNLKA; via the coding sequence ATGGAAAAGCAAATCGCAACATTTCTGACATTCCAGGAAAACAATGCTGAGGAAGCAATGAATTTTTACATCAGTTTATTTGATAATTCGAAAATTGTCGATCTGCACCGTCACGGGAGCGGTGGGCCGGCTAAGGAGGGTACTATCATGGTAGCCAAATTTGAGTTGAACGGAGCGCAATTCATTTGCAGCGACAGTTACGTTAAACATGAGTGGACTTTTTCTCCGGCTATTTCCTTATATGTCGAGTGTAATACAAAAGATGAAATTGAGAAGCTATTCAATAACCTGTCTGAAAATGGGAATGTTTATATGCCTCTGGATAATTACGGATTCAGTCAGAAATTTGGATGGGTAGGGGATAAATTCGGCGTTACATGGCAATTAAATCTGAAAGCCTAG
- a CDS encoding helix-turn-helix transcriptional regulator, with protein MKNLIKLERARNNITQADLADKVKVSRQTINSIETGRFIPSALLAFKIAHVLQRPVDEVFQLEESDWTV; from the coding sequence ATGAAAAACCTGATTAAATTGGAACGTGCCCGCAATAACATAACCCAGGCGGATTTGGCGGATAAAGTAAAAGTGTCCAGGCAAACCATCAACTCAATTGAAACAGGCAGATTTATTCCATCTGCTTTGCTTGCCTTTAAAATCGCGCATGTATTGCAACGACCTGTCGACGAAGTATTTCAGCTGGAAGAATCCGATTGGACGGTATAA
- a CDS encoding alpha-L-fucosidase — translation MKKTILLLLLSCFGFEAFSQSTITTAQRLKWWQDSKMGLFIHWGPVSLIGKEISWSREGYGKAKYDSLYRRFNPTRFNAKEWVALAKASGMKYIVLTAKHHDGFCLFDTKTTDYNIMNTPFGRDVCKELAQAAHEANMPICWYFSVADWKDPDCRNPATNAVFADRVEEQVRELLTNYGKIGLLWIDFEGGPSPIEPKRVYDLARKLQPGIIINNRLEPFTPDESHAYIGKYADYATPEGFVAGYGKVPWETCTNMGHQWAWRFNDHPRSLKESLHTLLRCVGGNGNLLFNIGPDSTGVFPTEFADRAREMGAWIAKNEAAIYNTKGGVYTPATDYVSSFRDNKVYVHMLNAAKKELVLPAMPAKITSATLIDGTKVPFTQTDQSVSLAFPANQIDSVATIAILTIDKNAVSIAPIVPFSTTGSIAYAKKATASSSVGQFYHDPAAAVDDNPKTSWKIGRRKDVDFSRFYGTNLHFLSKEVMDMYEPSGWLEIDLGKPQLVGKVKLGEKSYQNSEVRKFEVLYHDGKKWVSLATGEKMGAWEKTIAPIKAQKFRLAILERVGYFEITEFQLFPPDPAKSGQ, via the coding sequence ATGAAAAAAACGATCCTGTTATTACTGCTGTCCTGTTTTGGCTTCGAAGCTTTTTCTCAAAGTACCATCACCACGGCGCAACGCCTGAAATGGTGGCAGGATTCAAAAATGGGCCTTTTTATTCACTGGGGCCCGGTTTCATTGATCGGTAAGGAAATCAGCTGGTCGAGGGAAGGCTATGGTAAAGCTAAATATGACTCGCTTTACAGGCGGTTCAACCCTACGCGTTTCAATGCGAAGGAATGGGTAGCACTCGCCAAGGCTTCGGGTATGAAGTACATCGTGCTAACCGCCAAACACCACGACGGCTTTTGTCTGTTCGATACCAAAACCACCGATTACAACATCATGAACACGCCTTTTGGCCGTGATGTGTGTAAAGAACTCGCGCAGGCGGCGCACGAAGCCAATATGCCGATCTGCTGGTATTTTTCCGTCGCAGACTGGAAGGATCCTGACTGCCGTAACCCGGCCACTAATGCTGTTTTTGCCGATCGAGTGGAGGAACAGGTACGTGAGCTATTGACCAACTATGGAAAAATCGGTCTGTTATGGATTGACTTTGAAGGCGGACCGAGCCCTATCGAACCAAAAAGAGTGTACGACCTTGCCCGGAAACTGCAGCCTGGAATCATCATCAACAACCGTCTGGAACCATTCACGCCCGACGAATCGCACGCCTATATCGGCAAGTATGCCGACTATGCTACGCCCGAGGGCTTTGTGGCTGGCTATGGCAAAGTTCCCTGGGAAACCTGCACAAATATGGGCCATCAATGGGCCTGGCGTTTCAACGACCATCCGCGCAGCCTGAAAGAATCCCTTCACACGCTCTTGCGCTGCGTGGGCGGAAACGGTAACCTGCTCTTCAACATCGGCCCTGACAGTACCGGTGTTTTCCCAACCGAATTCGCCGACCGCGCCCGCGAAATGGGTGCCTGGATCGCAAAAAACGAAGCGGCGATTTATAACACGAAAGGCGGCGTTTACACCCCTGCCACGGATTATGTCAGCTCGTTCAGGGACAATAAAGTATATGTGCATATGCTGAATGCAGCCAAAAAAGAACTGGTACTACCCGCAATGCCGGCCAAAATCACTAGCGCCACGCTGATAGACGGCACCAAAGTACCTTTTACACAAACAGATCAGTCAGTCAGTCTCGCATTCCCTGCCAACCAAATCGATTCGGTTGCGACCATTGCCATCCTGACAATTGACAAGAACGCGGTCAGCATTGCCCCGATCGTTCCGTTCTCGACCACAGGGTCAATTGCTTATGCGAAAAAAGCTACGGCATCGAGCTCAGTCGGGCAGTTTTACCACGACCCGGCTGCTGCGGTTGACGATAATCCAAAAACATCCTGGAAGATCGGACGGAGAAAGGATGTCGATTTTTCCAGATTTTATGGCACGAACCTGCATTTCCTGTCCAAGGAAGTAATGGACATGTACGAACCATCGGGCTGGCTGGAAATAGACCTTGGCAAACCGCAACTGGTAGGGAAAGTGAAGCTGGGTGAGAAAAGTTACCAGAATTCCGAAGTCAGGAAATTCGAAGTGCTTTACCACGACGGCAAAAAGTGGGTATCCCTTGCAACCGGCGAAAAAATGGGCGCCTGGGAAAAGACCATAGCACCCATTAAAGCGCAGAAATTCCGCCTGGCGATTCTGGAACGTGTCGGATATTTCGAAATAACCGAATTCCAGCTATTCCCGCCGGACCCCGCTAAATCAGGTCAATGA
- the fucP gene encoding L-fucose:H+ symporter permease gives MNNMKGVIVPLLVVMSLMFIWNLSRNINDILIPHLKRACQLTDFQSSLIQSAFFGGYFLLALPVGQFIGKYGYKAGMVTGLLTASIGAFLFFPAADTRYYPLFLGALFIMAAGFTFLEVTATPYISILGAPERASSRLSLASAVGSIGATIGPFVGSRFLLHATEVPTTTVAQFSPDQLASYLNSEAQLVKMPYLSLAGLFIVIGLLLIFIRLPKIEEGTGGGTSIRSVLRFRHTVLGALGVFCYLGAEVGIVSFLIRYAKSSGIPGLTEQSAALFITLYMALVLVGRLAGAYWLRRVNPSRMLAFCAAAAIILIAISMTTVGYVSLYAMSFVGLFTSVMYPILFTLSIKELGIYTKTGSSLIIMSIVGGAIVPPVMGLLSDSFSIKQAFIVPVLCYVYLVYYAKAGHVVKQPLVA, from the coding sequence ATGAATAATATGAAGGGCGTGATAGTCCCGCTTTTGGTGGTAATGAGCCTGATGTTTATCTGGAACCTGAGCCGGAATATCAACGATATCCTCATTCCGCACCTGAAACGTGCCTGCCAGCTTACCGATTTCCAATCGTCGCTGATCCAGTCGGCTTTCTTTGGAGGGTATTTTCTGCTTGCATTGCCGGTGGGGCAGTTTATTGGCAAATATGGTTACAAGGCTGGCATGGTGACGGGCCTGCTCACGGCATCCATCGGCGCTTTTCTCTTTTTTCCTGCTGCTGATACCCGCTACTATCCGCTCTTTTTGGGTGCATTATTTATCATGGCGGCAGGCTTCACTTTCCTGGAAGTAACTGCCACTCCCTACATTTCTATCCTCGGCGCTCCGGAACGCGCATCGAGCAGGTTGAGCCTCGCTTCGGCGGTGGGGTCCATTGGTGCCACGATCGGGCCGTTTGTAGGGAGCCGCTTTCTGTTGCATGCCACGGAAGTGCCAACTACAACCGTTGCGCAATTTTCGCCCGATCAGCTCGCCAGCTACCTCAATTCAGAAGCGCAGCTTGTAAAAATGCCTTATCTGAGCCTGGCAGGGTTGTTTATCGTCATCGGATTACTGCTGATATTCATCCGTTTGCCCAAAATCGAAGAGGGAACAGGCGGTGGCACGAGCATACGATCGGTTCTCCGGTTCAGGCACACGGTCCTGGGTGCATTGGGTGTATTTTGTTACCTGGGTGCGGAAGTTGGCATTGTGAGTTTCCTGATCAGATATGCCAAATCATCGGGTATCCCCGGATTGACGGAACAGAGCGCGGCGCTTTTTATCACATTATATATGGCGCTGGTACTGGTCGGTCGCCTTGCAGGCGCATATTGGCTCCGGCGCGTTAACCCATCGCGAATGCTGGCATTCTGTGCCGCGGCAGCGATCATATTGATCGCCATTTCCATGACGACGGTCGGATATGTGTCATTATATGCGATGTCGTTTGTCGGGCTGTTCACCTCGGTCATGTATCCGATATTGTTCACGCTCAGCATCAAAGAGCTGGGCATTTACACTAAAACCGGATCCTCCCTGATCATTATGAGCATTGTCGGCGGCGCGATAGTACCACCGGTGATGGGGCTGCTTTCTGATTCATTCAGTATTAAACAGGCATTCATCGTACCGGTGTTATGCTATGTATATCTGGTTTATTACGCAAAGGCCGGGCATGTTGTAAAACAGCCGCTGGTCGCCTGA
- a CDS encoding L-rhamnose mutarotase: MAIQRTCMALDLQDDPELIATYEHYHQPEHIWREIPAGIREAGVVDMQIYRIGTRLFMIVDCEEGTDLKTAFEKMGTLPRQAEWAAYMAGFQVKLAEALPGEHWATMKPVFLLNDHLK, encoded by the coding sequence ATGGCAATACAAAGAACCTGCATGGCGCTCGACCTGCAAGACGACCCGGAACTGATCGCGACTTACGAGCATTATCACCAGCCGGAACACATCTGGCGCGAAATCCCGGCAGGCATCCGGGAAGCCGGGGTGGTGGATATGCAGATATACCGGATAGGTACGCGGCTCTTTATGATCGTGGACTGCGAGGAAGGGACAGATTTGAAAACTGCGTTTGAAAAAATGGGGACGCTACCCCGCCAGGCCGAATGGGCGGCATATATGGCCGGTTTCCAGGTGAAGCTTGCAGAAGCCCTTCCAGGTGAGCATTGGGCCACAATGAAACCTGTTTTTTTACTTAATGATCATTTGAAATGA
- a CDS encoding SDR family NAD(P)-dependent oxidoreductase produces the protein MAVLQTGQALEGKAVFLTGGAAGIGRACAGAYLREGARVCVMDRDQPALEEFQTAFEANPLITFSGDVSRAADVKAAIAQAVEAFGRLDVIHNNAGIASPSKPLHETSEDEWDALFSVNLKSVYHTTKYGLSHLKETNGCILNTGSMVGEIGQENHAAYVATKGGMNALTKAMALDYAPFGIRVNAVCPAGVWTPMLRKWAGEQPDPGQIESYLDGIHALGYCPEGDVIADVAVFLISDAARFVTGCMMPVSGGAELGYKR, from the coding sequence ATGGCGGTTTTACAAACTGGACAGGCACTGGAAGGCAAGGCGGTTTTTCTCACGGGAGGCGCCGCAGGCATCGGACGCGCATGCGCGGGCGCCTACTTGCGGGAGGGTGCGCGCGTTTGCGTAATGGACCGGGACCAGCCCGCATTGGAAGAATTTCAAACAGCCTTTGAGGCTAACCCGCTCATCACTTTCAGCGGCGATGTGAGTAGAGCGGCCGATGTGAAGGCGGCCATTGCACAAGCGGTGGAGGCTTTTGGGCGGTTGGACGTAATCCATAACAATGCCGGGATCGCGAGTCCGTCAAAACCACTGCATGAAACTTCGGAGGATGAATGGGACGCGCTGTTTTCGGTGAACCTGAAAAGCGTTTACCATACCACCAAATATGGTCTGAGCCATTTAAAGGAAACCAACGGCTGCATTCTGAACACCGGCAGCATGGTTGGGGAAATTGGACAGGAAAACCATGCGGCTTATGTAGCGACCAAAGGAGGTATGAATGCCCTTACCAAGGCAATGGCGCTGGATTATGCGCCTTTCGGGATACGCGTGAATGCGGTGTGCCCTGCGGGCGTGTGGACTCCGATGCTCCGGAAATGGGCCGGCGAGCAACCCGATCCTGGTCAAATCGAAAGTTATCTGGACGGCATTCACGCACTCGGTTACTGCCCGGAAGGCGATGTGATCGCGGATGTGGCCGTGTTCCTGATTTCGGATGCGGCGCGGTTCGTGACGGGATGCATGATGCCGGTGAGCGGCGGCGCGGAGCTCGGTTATAAACGATAA
- a CDS encoding enolase C-terminal domain-like protein, producing MRITSIEIRDQRYDLPEGVGSDATHTTPQYAYAVCCLKTDSRLTGTGLAFTLGAGTDLVCKAIEYLSGPLKGREIEELMSVFGQEYRRMADSPSLRWLGPHKGVIHLALAAIVNACYDLWAKSRGVPLWQLLLDLTPEQLVDTLDLSYLEEVLTKKQAIGLLEEHFSSRESRGCVLKTGYKGYDTSVGWFNYSDEKIVENTKKAMDNGFNALKLKVGSDDPARDLRRAGLIRNTAGQEATIMVDANQKWNLPQALDICGRLGEINPFWIEEPTHPDDVIAHQAIAKAIAPFKVATGEHIPNKVIFKNFLQTGAMDFCQVDAVRVGGISEFLTISLLSRKMGVPVVPHVGDMGQIHQHLVIFNHIGIGHEHLFLEHIPHLRQYFVNPAQISGGYYQIPQVPGSSSDLKE from the coding sequence ATGCGCATTACATCTATTGAAATCCGGGACCAACGATATGACCTTCCGGAAGGCGTCGGATCGGACGCCACGCACACCACACCGCAATACGCTTATGCCGTATGCTGCCTTAAAACAGACTCGCGGCTAACGGGTACCGGACTTGCTTTTACGCTCGGCGCCGGCACCGACCTGGTGTGCAAAGCCATTGAATATCTTTCAGGTCCGTTGAAAGGCCGCGAAATTGAGGAACTGATGTCGGTTTTCGGTCAGGAATACAGGCGCATGGCCGATTCCCCCTCCCTGCGCTGGCTAGGGCCACACAAAGGGGTTATCCACCTGGCTTTGGCCGCGATTGTGAATGCGTGCTATGATTTATGGGCAAAGTCGCGTGGTGTCCCGCTCTGGCAATTGTTGCTGGATCTCACCCCTGAACAACTCGTGGACACGCTTGATCTGAGTTACCTGGAAGAGGTGCTCACCAAAAAACAGGCGATCGGGCTACTGGAAGAGCATTTCTCTTCCCGCGAATCCCGCGGTTGCGTACTCAAAACCGGTTACAAGGGCTATGATACCTCGGTTGGCTGGTTTAATTATTCCGACGAAAAGATCGTCGAGAATACAAAAAAGGCGATGGACAACGGCTTTAATGCATTGAAACTAAAAGTTGGGTCCGACGACCCGGCGCGGGACCTGAGGCGTGCGGGCCTGATCCGCAACACTGCGGGCCAGGAAGCGACGATCATGGTGGATGCAAACCAGAAATGGAACCTCCCGCAGGCATTGGATATTTGCGGCCGCCTGGGCGAGATCAACCCGTTCTGGATCGAGGAGCCCACGCACCCCGACGATGTAATTGCGCACCAGGCCATCGCAAAAGCCATTGCTCCTTTTAAAGTAGCAACAGGTGAACACATCCCTAACAAAGTCATATTTAAAAATTTCCTTCAGACCGGGGCGATGGATTTCTGCCAGGTCGATGCGGTGCGTGTCGGCGGCATTTCAGAATTCCTGACGATCAGCCTGCTTTCCCGCAAAATGGGTGTTCCGGTAGTGCCGCATGTAGGCGATATGGGGCAGATCCATCAGCATCTTGTCATCTTCAACCACATCGGTATCGGGCACGAGCATTTGTTTCTCGAACATATTCCGCACTTACGTCAATATTTTGTAAATCCTGCCCAGATCTCAGGCGGATACTACCAGATACCGCAAGTACCGGGCAGCAGCAGTGATCTGAAAGAATAG
- a CDS encoding glycoside hydrolase family 140 protein, protein MRYLLKNFSWVNLLLFRASPAILIFASLPETGRAQSLRVSDNQRYLVVSEASTGQNQPFFWLGDTAWELFHRLDLTEAERYLKKRAEQGFTVIQAVLLSELDGLNTPTPEGFKPLKNKDPAKPDPDYFKKVDAIIDLAGKYGLYIGLLPTWGDKVNGDKGAAIFNPDNARTYGQFLGNRYKNKNNIIWILGGDRTVEKQEFLAIWRAMAVGVTEGIGGADKGVITFHPRGGRSSSTEFHQDAWLDFNMLQTGHCRETMEHHKVFEDYQLTPVKPVINGEPIYEEHPVCFNLKDMGYSTPYDIRKAAYLSVFGGAFGHTYGVHAVWQFFDTNRKPVNFAPKPWHESLDLAGANQLKHLKTLMLSRPYLDRFPNQNLLSEADCNTTLIQATQGKDYVFVYSAQGKPFTLSMGKISGEKVVANWFNPRTGECKDAGSFNNTGQQLFTPPAVGREGLDWVLIVDDAAKNYPLPVAAKMK, encoded by the coding sequence ATGAGGTATCTGCTAAAAAACTTCTCATGGGTAAATCTCTTGCTGTTCAGGGCATCTCCGGCTATCCTGATTTTTGCATCTTTACCGGAAACAGGTCGGGCACAAAGCCTGCGCGTAAGCGATAACCAACGCTATCTTGTTGTATCAGAAGCCAGCACAGGGCAAAACCAGCCGTTCTTTTGGCTGGGTGATACAGCCTGGGAATTATTTCACCGTTTAGACCTCACAGAAGCGGAACGCTATTTGAAAAAGCGGGCTGAGCAAGGTTTTACTGTTATTCAGGCGGTGTTGCTCTCCGAATTGGATGGGCTCAATACCCCGACACCGGAAGGATTTAAACCACTTAAAAACAAAGATCCCGCCAAACCCGACCCCGATTATTTTAAAAAAGTAGACGCCATTATTGACCTGGCCGGTAAATATGGTTTGTATATAGGTTTGTTACCAACCTGGGGTGACAAAGTCAATGGAGACAAAGGGGCGGCCATCTTTAACCCGGACAACGCCAGAACTTACGGTCAATTCTTAGGAAACCGTTATAAAAATAAAAATAATATTATCTGGATTTTAGGCGGAGATCGCACCGTAGAAAAGCAGGAGTTTCTGGCCATCTGGCGCGCGATGGCTGTCGGCGTAACGGAGGGTATTGGTGGGGCGGACAAAGGTGTGATTACATTTCATCCCAGAGGCGGGCGTTCGTCTTCTACAGAATTTCATCAGGATGCCTGGCTTGACTTTAATATGCTGCAAACCGGCCATTGCCGCGAAACCATGGAGCATCATAAAGTATTCGAAGATTATCAACTTACACCAGTTAAGCCGGTGATCAACGGTGAGCCTATTTACGAAGAGCACCCGGTCTGCTTTAATTTAAAAGACATGGGTTACAGCACGCCCTATGATATACGTAAGGCTGCTTATTTATCGGTATTTGGTGGGGCGTTTGGCCATACCTATGGGGTTCATGCGGTTTGGCAGTTTTTCGATACAAACCGCAAACCCGTTAATTTTGCACCGAAGCCGTGGCACGAATCGCTGGATTTGGCGGGAGCCAATCAACTGAAACACCTAAAAACGCTGATGCTGTCGCGTCCGTACCTGGACCGCTTTCCGAATCAAAATCTTTTGTCAGAAGCTGATTGCAACACCACTTTAATCCAGGCCACGCAAGGCAAAGATTATGTATTTGTTTACAGCGCGCAGGGCAAGCCTTTTACATTAAGCATGGGCAAGATTAGCGGTGAAAAAGTGGTCGCCAACTGGTTTAATCCCCGCACCGGCGAGTGCAAAGATGCCGGTTCTTTCAATAATACCGGTCAGCAGCTGTTTACTCCTCCAGCAGTGGGCCGGGAAGGTTTGGATTGGGTATTGATTGTAGATGACGCTGCTAAAAATTACCCCCTGCCTGTGGCGGCTAAAATGAAGTGA